The Coccidioides posadasii str. Silveira chromosome 3, complete sequence genome contains a region encoding:
- a CDS encoding uncharacterized protein (EggNog:ENOG410PG16~COG:O,T~BUSCO:5266at33183) gives MSDDDFMQESDQEEYDFEYEDADDDELGDIGIENKYYNAKQIKGENPEEAIEEFLGVPLLEQDKGDWGFKGLKQAIKLEFKLGRYDDAVEHYQELLTYVKSAVTRNYSEKSINNMLDYIEKGAEDEKAYHCMEKFYSLTLNSFQSTNNERLWLKTNIKLARLWLDRKEYGQLSKKVRELHKACQRPDGTDDPAKGTYSLEVYALEIQMYANTKNNKRLKALYQKALKVRSAVPHPKIMGIIRECGGKMHMSEENWKEAQSDFFESFRNYDEAGSMQRIQVLKYLVLTTMLMKSDINPFDSQETKPYKNDPRISAMTDLVDAFQRDDILAYEDILKKNQDLLADPFIAENIDEVSRTMRTKAVLKLIAPYTRFSLAFVSKQLRISVPEVQDILSYLILDGKLQDAKIDELTGIVTIGGRHDSERLAAVDMWMGELNKLWNTVLSQGDGFRADESGRMLGSLTGGASLGMGHGGSHLGSLRSLGRGPQQGHPKHAKGKPTKKAHR, from the exons ATGTCTGATGACGATTTTATGCAAGAGTCGGATCAGGAAGA GTACGACTTTGAATATGAAGATGCTGACGACGATGAGCTCGGCGACATTGGAATTGAGAACAAATATTACAATGCAAAACAAATAAAAGGAGAAAATCCCGAGGAGGCGATTGAAGAGTTCCTGGGCGTCCCGTTGTTAGAGCAAGACAAAGGCGATTG GGGTTTTAAAGGACTAAAACAAGCAATAAAACTGGAATTTAAGCTGGGTCGGTATGACGAT GCTGTTGAGCATTATCAAGAACTCCTCACATATGTCAAATCGGCCGTCACGAGGAATTATTCTGAAAAGTCAATCAATAATATGCTGGACTACATCGAAAAGGGCGCTGAAGACGAGAAAGCCTACCACTGCATGGAGAAGTTCTATTCTTTGACGTTGAATTCTTTCCAGAGCACAAACAATGAGCGACTTTGGTTAAAAACGAATATCAAGCTGGCAAGGCTATGGCTAGATCGGAAAGAATACGGACAACTAAGCAAGAAAGTTCGGGAGCTGCACAAGGCATGTCAGCGACCTGATGGAACAGATGATCCCGCGAAGGGAACTTACTCGTTGGAAGTTTACGCCCTAGAGATACAAATGTACGCGAATACCAAGAACAACAAGCGGTTGAAAGCTCTGTATCAGAAAGCTCTGAAGGTCCGGTCTGCCGTGCCACACCCTAAAATCATGGGCATTATCCGTGAATGCGGAGGCAAGATGCACATGAGTGAGGAAAACTGGAAGGAAGCTCAAAGCGACTTCTTCGAATCTTTTCGGAACTACGATGAAGCCGGGTCTATGCAACGAATACAGGTTCTGAAATACCTCGTTCTAACTACTATGTTAATGAAATCCGACATCAACCCTTTCGATTCCCAAGAAACGAAGCCCTACAAAAATGATCCCCGAATATCTGCTATGACGGACCTCGTCGATGCTTTTCAACGAGACGACATCCTCGCCTACGAAGACATCCTAAAAAAGAACCAAGACTTGCTCGCCGATCCCTTCATTGCCGAAAACATCGACGAAGTCAGCCGGACTATGCGCACGAAGGCCGTCCTCAAGCTAATTGCCCCATATACCCGCTTCTCCCTTGCTTTCGTATCAAAACAACTTAGAATCTCCGTTCCCGAAGTTCAAGATATCCTCTCCTACCTTATCCTAGACGGTAAGCTACAAGATGCGAAAATCGACGAACTAACCGGCATTGTGACAATTGGAGGACGGCACGACTCCGAGAGATTGGCTGCTGTCGACATGTGGATGGGCGAACTGAATAAGTTATGGAATACTGTCCTAAGTCAAGGTGACGGGTTTAGGGCTGACGAAAGTGGGCGCATGCTCGGCTCCCTTACGGGCGGGGCGAGCCTCGGGATGGGCCATGGCGGATCACATCTTGGGTCATTACGGAGCCTTGGGAGGGGACCGCAACAAGGTCACCCGAAGCACGCCAAGGGGAAGCCTACAAAGAAGGCGCATCGATAG
- a CDS encoding uncharacterized protein (EggNog:ENOG410PI7S~COG:O~MEROPS:MER0029056) — MNSLPPDDMERFQKLSNEYEPDIQGPLVGPKQSTDAIVSEYAQGHPIYVAKTSALAATHSFYRIMKGDGNCGWRAIAFGYFENLFHLRDLNKVAQETARIKSFNNLLNSVGHQEDLYEMFVDATMDLLAKVSKAIETGNYDDTFLLDEFNLEYNSTSIIQHFRVRFPRWDMLSLLVADLDIYLS; from the exons ATGAATTCCCTCCCTCCCGACGATATGGAGCGGTTCCAGAAACTCTCCAACGAGTACGAACCGGATATACAA GGTCCTCTCGTCGGCCCAAAACAATCGACGGATGCAATTGTTAGCGAGTACGCGCAGGGACATCCGATCTATGTCGCGAAGACCTCT GCGCTTGCCGCGACGCATTCATTCTATCGAATTATGAAAGGGGATGGCAATTGCGGCTGGAGAG CTATCGCCTTTGGCTATTTCGAAAATCTCTTCCATTTGCGGGACTTGAACAAAGTCGCTCAAGAAACCGCCAGAATCAAAAGTTTCAACAACTTATTGAACTCCGTCGGCCATCAGGAGGACCTCTATGAGATGTTCGTTGACGCAACTATGGACCTCCTCGCAAAGGTCTCGAAGGCCATTGAGACCGGTAATTATGACGACACGTTTCTTCTGGACGAGTTTAATTTGGAATATAATTCAACCTCTATAATCCAGCATTTCAGGGTTCGTTTTCCCCGATGGGATATGCTCTCCCTACTCGTTGCTGACTTGGATATTTATCTTAGTTGA
- the RHO3 gene encoding Rho GTPase (EggNog:ENOG410PFG4~COG:S~BUSCO:13158at33183), whose product MPGFSLCGREKVVQRKLVLLGDGACGKTSLLNVFTRGFFPTVYEPTVFENYVHDIFVDGIQLELSLWDTAGQEEFDRLRALSYDDTHVIMLCFSVDSPNSLENVQSKWISEIAENCPGAKIVLVALKCDLREELNEKDNTEDTPEPRNVVTYAQGLEVAKRIGALRYLECSAMRNRGVNEAFTEASRVAITVRPAKSDNGPKCVIQ is encoded by the exons ATGCCTGGTTTCAGTTTATGCGGGCGGGAAAAGGTGGTCCAGCGGAAGCTCGTGCTCTT GGGCGATGGCGCTTGTGGCAAAACGTCGCTTCTGAACGTGTTTACGAGAGG GTTCTTCCCAACTGTCTA CGAGCCAACTGTGTTTG AGAATTATGTTCACG ATATATTTGTCGACGGAATTCAATTGGAATTGTCCCTGTGGGACACTGCGGGACAGGAAGAATTTGACCGTTTGCGTGCCCTTTCTTATGATGACACCCACGTCATAATGCTCTGCTTTAGT GTTGATAGCCCGAACTCCTTAGAGAATGTCCAGTCGAAATGGATCTCAGAAATCGCCGAAAACTGCCCCGGCGCAAAAATCGTTCTTGTTGCCTTGAAGTGTGATCTTCGAGAAGAGCTCAACGAGAAGGACAACACAGAAGACACCCCAGAACCCCGAAATGTGGTCACGTATGCCCAGGGCCTCGAAGTCGCCAAACGTATCGGAGCATTACGATATTTGG AATGCTCTGCGATGAGAAACCGTGGTGTAAACGAGGCCTTTACGGAAGCATCCAGAGTTGCAATTACCGTCCGTCCTGCCAAATCAGACAACGGTCCTAAATGTGTGATTCAGTGA
- the CWC25 gene encoding RNA-splicing factor (EggNog:ENOG410PJH6~COG:S~BUSCO:14391at33183) gives MGGDLNLKKSWNPVLLKNQERVWVEQKKALEERKRIDQMMRERAEERQIQELEEMQEAAGGKKRLNRVDWMYSGPAAGQAGTTEEMEGYLLGKRRIDGLIKGNDNSKLEKSSGESSFMAVQNANNAKDIAAKIREDPMLAIKKQEQAAYEAMMNDPTRRRELLKAAGIESREKRSSDRDRKNRRHRHRDDEDRHSRHRSRRYDEDDRRGRHRHRHRHVESRSRSRSRSVRPLGRSHRSPSPYRKRRSYSPRAQETRSYYRSRDGPSYPNRESHYDSRRPSPPRRREGTGERHRQFTNDEDRAARLAAMQQNAEELDHARASRLSAAEARENAQREAEEAARAESSKYGGKGAFVNGLNRRAGDIDLADRLRRGRRDIEKEQEAY, from the coding sequence ATGGGTGGTGATCTCAAtttgaagaagagctggAATCCGGTTCTGCTAAAGAACCAGGAGCGAGTATGGGTGGAACAGAAGAAAGCGCTCGAAGAGCGCAAACGCATTGACCAAATGATGAGAGAGCGGGCAGAAGAGCGACAGATACAAGAATTAGAAGAGATGCAAGAAGCTGCGGGTGGGAAGAAGCGATTGAATCGGGTTGACTGGATGTACTCTGGCCCCGCTGCTGGTCAGGCCGGGACAACAGAGGAGATGGAGGGCTATTTGCTTGGAAAGCGCCGGATCGATGGTTTGATTAAAGGGAACGACAACTCGAAGCTGGAGAAGTCATCCGGAGAGAGCTCCTTTATGGCTGTGCAGAATGCAAATAACGCGAAGGATATCGCTGCAAAGATTCGGGAGGATCCTATGCTGGCTATCAAAAAGCAGGAACAGGCAGCATACGAAGCTATGATGAATGACCCCACGCGACGGCGGGAGCTACTAAAGGCTGCAGGAATTGAGTCGCGCGAAAAGAGAAGTTCCGATAGGGACCGAAAGAATAGAAGGCATCGTCATCGAGATGATGAAGATCGTCATTCGAGGCACCGATCGAGAAGATACGATGAAGATGACCGCCGTGGCAGGCATCGCCACCGACACCGGCACGTGGAAAGCCGCTCGCGATCTAGATCCAGAAGCGTCAGACCTCTGGGTAGGTCTCACCGATCTCCGTCTCCTTATCGAAAGCGTCGATCATATTCCCCACGGGCTCAAGAGACCCGGTCCTACTATAGATCAAGGGATGGGCCATCCTATCCAAATAGGGAAAGCCACTACGATTCCCGACGACCTTCTCCTCCAAGACGACGGGAAGGCACAGGTGAAAGACATCGTCAATTTACAAATGATGAAGACAGAGCAGCTCGGCTGGCTGCCATGCAACAAAATGCGGAAGAGCTTGATCACGCACGAGCTTCACGCCTGAGCGCTGCTGAAGCACGTGAAAATGCGCAGCGTGAAGCGGAGGAGGCTGCTCGGGCAGAATCCAGTAAATACGGCGGAAAGGGAGCATTTGTCAACGGACTCAACCGTCGCGCTGGAGATATTGATCTGGCGGATAGACTGCGCCGGGGAAGACGAGATATAGAGAAAGAACAGGAGGCATATTAA
- a CDS encoding uncharacterized protein (EggNog:ENOG410PPYW~COG:H~BUSCO:11394at33183), which translates to MRLAHLHLPGLVSFTHASRLQQLLVSRLLAHKKLSHSPSTLPCPDPTILTFTPQPVYTTGRRDLPPSPDPNRPQPSSKGPWLPTPLEPIRHILTASPPIAEYHATLRGGQTTYHGPGQLVAYTILDLRRLRIGPRAHIRLLEETVLDVLAGYGIKGLLSDDPGVWVRPSNATGVDTADDDAAPRKIAAVGVHLRRFVSSYGVGLNVTEEPMWFLRQIVACGLEGRDAASLEGQGAQVKGGLSEVAESFVQAFVRRVNEGTASGGLGPKIDQVYKIEEKDTLD; encoded by the coding sequence ATGCGTCTCGCTCACCTCCACCTCCCGGGCCTCGTATCCTTCACGCACGCCTCTCGCCTCCAGCAGCTCCTCGTATCCCGCCTCCTCGCACACAAAAAACTCTCCCACTCCCCATCCACCCTTCCATGCCCGGATCCGACTATCCTCACATTCACGCCTCAGCCGGTCTACACCACCGGCAGACGCGATCTTCCCCCTTCCCCTGACCCAAACCGCCCCCAACCTAGCTCCAAGGGCCCCTGGCTGCCCACACCCCTAGAACCCATCCGGCACATTCTCACCGCCTCCCCACCGATCGCAGAATACCATGCCACGCTACGAGGAGGTCAGACCACCTATCACGGACCAGGACAGCTAGTCGCATATACGATTCTAGATCTACGCAGGCTACGAATCGGGCCGAGAGCACATATCCGGCTCCTGGAAGAGACGGTGTTAGATGTTCTGGCCGGCTACGGTATCAAGGGGCTCCTGAGCGATGATCCGGGGGTTTGGGTCCGGCCATCTAACGCGACGGGGGTCGATACGGCGGATGATGACGCGGCGCCGAGAAAGATCGCGGCGGTAGGTGTGCATTTGCGGAGGTTCGTTAGCAGTTATGGGGTTGGGCTGAATGTCACTGAGGAACCTATGTGGTTTCTTCGACAGATTGTAGCTTGTGGGTTGGAGGGAAGAGATGCCGCAAGCCTTGAAGGTCAAGGAGCACAGGTGAAAGGAGGATTAAGCGAGGTCGCAGAGAGCTTTGTGCAGGCGTTCGTTAGAAGGGTGAACGAAGGGACCGCAAGTGGAGGGTTAGGCCCAAAGATAGACCAGGTATATAAAATAGAAGAAAAGGATACCCTTGACTAA